The genomic interval CACGAAGCAGGACGTCCAACGTAGCCAACAACAAGGCGAATCTCCCTAGCCTCTTACCGTATCTCGCTTATCCTCTTCGGGGGCGTAGTGAGCGGCAAAATCTACAAAAAGGAGGACCGATGACGATGTGCAAGATCATCATGGCAATGATGCCGCATGTCATCCTATCCTTGGCACTCCTGATTCCTGCTGTGCCAGCCGACGCTGCTGATCCCGCCGCAGGCGCAAAGATCGCCGCGAAGCACTGCGCAGAATGTCACGGGGAGACTGGGAAGGGGGATGGTGAAATGTTGCAGAAGTTTAAGACGATGGGCGTGGTCGTCCCGGATCCGGTGGCCTGGAACGACAGCGCGGGGATGTCGGAGTGGACCGACGAACAGCTTTTTCAGATTATCGAGAAAGGTGGCAAGGGTGTAGGCAAGTCCAAGATGATGCCGCAATGGGGAGATCAGCTGTCGAAGGCCGAGATCGCCGATCTCGTGGCCTATATCCGCTCCCTGGCGAAATAGAC from Candidatus Methylomirabilota bacterium carries:
- a CDS encoding cytochrome c; translation: MTMCKIIMAMMPHVILSLALLIPAVPADAADPAAGAKIAAKHCAECHGETGKGDGEMLQKFKTMGVVVPDPVAWNDSAGMSEWTDEQLFQIIEKGGKGVGKSKMMPQWGDQLSKAEIADLVAYIRSLAK